From a single Pirellulales bacterium genomic region:
- a CDS encoding BNR-4 repeat-containing protein, whose protein sequence is MTVDYFAANGSTYPNYDNIGPCAFFDLTDNKTWDCHEIWNGSHRAIAVTVFDHATGAIDEYVISTNTLTNDGHGEGALCMTPDGRVLLFWGCHLSPCHIAITTNPRDPTDWTILTDLTTDGGVSYPHPVLVGSAIWLQLRDTFSGTHKPCVMFHTTTLSGTTVDWSSPIAVADFGNSTWFYASLMYAKGTDLHWVATQANADNSIRKNVYYFIYDTTDGSLKNWDKSFSIAAGSLPALITDLDGHYKIFDQPTSGGSTAIPMFIFDDAGKSHVLTCDGLHDSGDFDMWHLTNESGSWVSEIIGATNNEVNDFCLVPASGGRITAYFPTVAPAAFAVDGDMYFTTRELDGSWSDVELFRASDGSNAIGVGLPVFNGSSALRYVVSEIKQDDMDTSAGGLRKFAYGDFGYVTARSAPVAVNAAYNRKITITSHPASTLMNFPVLVSVTDAALKTVANGGHVQNSNGYDIVFAADNAYVTPYAWEVVSYDGSSGTLEAWVQIPSVSSSVDTAFYMLYGDAAISTFQSTATDVWDSHYKGVYHLSAGLNVNDSTAGANNGTNNGATAAAAKIGSGAAFDGSSQYIDLSNNANLKIALPATLSFWIKKDASYNASTNYSFLNNDIVFGGAGGAGRFGIDIEDGGSGTIFVAFGDGTGGGTYRAKEGATALSNATDYFITCVVRGATDMTIYLNGADDGGSYSGTGGTLAYGSGSGSIGLVQGSTNGGSNGGFFFGKMDEVRISDIERAAAWVAAEYANQNSPGTFYTVGSEAGQSVRKIKRPGMGLRLGLRAA, encoded by the coding sequence ATGACAGTCGATTATTTTGCCGCAAATGGTTCGACCTATCCAAACTACGACAATATCGGTCCGTGCGCGTTTTTCGATCTCACGGATAACAAAACGTGGGACTGCCACGAAATATGGAACGGGTCGCATCGCGCCATCGCGGTCACGGTCTTCGACCACGCGACTGGTGCGATTGATGAATATGTCATCTCCACCAATACCCTGACCAACGACGGTCATGGTGAAGGTGCGTTGTGCATGACTCCGGATGGCCGTGTGCTTCTGTTCTGGGGGTGCCATCTTTCCCCGTGCCATATCGCGATCACCACAAATCCGCGCGATCCAACGGATTGGACGATCCTCACCGACTTGACGACAGATGGCGGGGTTTCGTATCCCCATCCTGTGCTGGTCGGTTCTGCGATTTGGCTACAGCTCCGCGACACCTTCAGCGGCACGCACAAGCCGTGCGTCATGTTCCATACGACGACACTTTCCGGGACGACCGTTGATTGGTCATCTCCAATTGCTGTCGCGGATTTCGGCAATAGCACATGGTTCTATGCGAGCCTGATGTATGCCAAAGGCACGGATTTGCATTGGGTTGCCACCCAGGCGAATGCGGATAATTCAATCCGCAAGAACGTCTATTATTTCATTTATGACACGACCGACGGCAGTCTGAAAAATTGGGATAAGAGTTTCTCGATTGCAGCCGGAAGCCTCCCCGCACTCATTACTGATCTGGACGGGCATTATAAAATCTTCGATCAGCCGACAAGTGGCGGCTCGACCGCAATTCCGATGTTCATCTTTGATGATGCCGGTAAATCGCATGTGCTGACCTGTGACGGTCTTCACGATAGTGGCGATTTCGACATGTGGCATCTGACCAATGAGAGCGGCTCGTGGGTTTCGGAGATTATCGGCGCGACCAATAATGAGGTGAATGATTTTTGCCTCGTCCCTGCGTCTGGCGGGCGGATCACCGCTTATTTTCCGACAGTGGCCCCCGCTGCATTCGCTGTGGATGGCGACATGTATTTTACAACCCGTGAATTGGATGGATCTTGGAGCGATGTTGAATTGTTCCGCGCCTCGGATGGTTCCAATGCCATCGGCGTTGGTTTGCCGGTTTTTAACGGAAGCTCCGCGCTTCGCTATGTGGTCTCCGAGATAAAACAAGACGACATGGATACCAGCGCGGGTGGCCTGCGCAAATTTGCATATGGTGATTTTGGTTATGTTACGGCAAGGAGCGCCCCCGTGGCTGTGAATGCTGCATATAATCGCAAGATCACGATCACATCACACCCAGCCAGCACGCTAATGAATTTTCCAGTGCTCGTCAGCGTCACGGATGCCGCGCTCAAGACTGTCGCCAATGGCGGTCACGTCCAGAATAGCAATGGGTATGACATCGTCTTTGCCGCCGACAATGCCTATGTGACGCCATATGCCTGGGAGGTGGTCTCCTATGATGGTTCATCCGGAACGTTGGAAGCGTGGGTTCAAATTCCTTCGGTATCCTCGTCGGTCGATACCGCGTTTTACATGCTATACGGCGATGCGGCGATTTCGACTTTCCAGAGTACGGCAACGGATGTTTGGGATTCGCATTATAAGGGCGTCTACCATCTGAGTGCTGGCCTCAATGTGAACGACAGCACGGCGGGAGCGAACAATGGCACGAACAACGGGGCTACCGCTGCTGCGGCCAAGATTGGTAGCGGCGCGGCATTCGACGGCTCAAGCCAATATATCGATCTCAGCAACAACGCGAATTTAAAGATCGCTCTGCCCGCGACGCTTTCGTTCTGGATTAAAAAAGATGCATCCTATAATGCGAGCACCAATTATTCGTTCCTGAACAACGACATCGTTTTCGGGGGCGCCGGTGGTGCGGGACGGTTTGGAATTGACATCGAGGACGGCGGCAGCGGGACGATATTCGTTGCGTTTGGCGATGGCACGGGCGGCGGAACTTATCGGGCCAAGGAAGGAGCCACAGCGCTATCGAATGCGACTGATTATTTCATCACATGCGTAGTGCGCGGTGCCACAGACATGACCATTTATCTGAATGGTGCCGATGATGGTGGTTCCTATTCCGGCACCGGCGGAACGTTGGCATATGGCTCCGGAAGTGGATCAATCGGGTTGGTTCAAGGGAGCACCAACGGGGGGAGCAACGGAGGGTTTTTCTTCGGCAAGATGGATGAGGTTCGTATTTCCGATATCGAACGTGCCGCGGCATGGGTCGCGGCGGAATACGCCAATCAGAATTCTCCGGGCACATTCTACACAGTGGGGTCTGAAGCAGGGCAATCCGTTCGAAAGATTAAGCGGCCCGGAATGGGGCTGCGTCTCGGGTTGAGGGCCGCTTGA
- a CDS encoding HK97 gp10 family phage protein — protein MSKISNRIRMRQVLKILPAPVRKQIKTAVLSSAEEMADTMKALAKVKTGELRQSIEVTSGDENVALYNRVKSSRIEKDPELAAIIHSDSPHARDVEFGTAPHVNAGEFRGTQNPGAHAQPFFFPAYRARKRQAQAKINRAARQGIKDGLK, from the coding sequence GTGAGCAAGATTTCCAATCGCATACGGATGCGTCAGGTTCTTAAAATACTGCCAGCACCGGTACGAAAACAGATCAAGACGGCAGTTCTGTCATCCGCAGAGGAAATGGCTGATACCATGAAAGCACTCGCCAAGGTAAAAACTGGCGAGCTGCGACAGTCGATAGAAGTCACGTCGGGCGATGAGAATGTTGCTCTCTACAATCGAGTAAAAAGCAGCCGTATTGAGAAAGACCCCGAGCTTGCTGCGATAATCCATTCGGATTCCCCACATGCACGCGATGTTGAATTCGGCACCGCGCCGCATGTGAATGCCGGTGAATTCCGTGGAACGCAAAACCCCGGCGCACACGCGCAGCCATTCTTCTTCCCGGCATACCGCGCCCGCAAGCGTCAGGCGCAAGCGAAGATCAATCGCGCCGCACGGCAGGGCATCAAGGATGGCTTGAAATGA